One stretch of bacterium DNA includes these proteins:
- the argB gene encoding acetylglutamate kinase, which produces MMEKLKVIDRANILIEALPYIKEFYDKYIVIKYGGSAMIEDELKESFAIDCTLLKYVGIKPVIVHGGGPLITKFMEKLGIKPKFQDGLRITDKESMEMVEMVLGRINTEIVSLLNKHEAKAVGLSGADGNMILAKPIKKLGFVGEVHRINKELLEKLFYSSFIPVIAPIGVDEKGVRYNINADTVAEAIASRIEADKIIFLTDTKGVLDGERLLSTIRIDEIEGLIKKKKVSSGMIPKVRAAQEAIENGVMKAHIIDGRIKHSILLELFTNKGIGTEIIRWLC; this is translated from the coding sequence ATGATGGAAAAATTAAAGGTAATAGATAGAGCAAATATTCTTATTGAGGCGCTTCCTTATATCAAGGAATTTTATGATAAGTATATTGTTATAAAATATGGTGGTTCGGCAATGATTGAGGATGAATTAAAGGAATCCTTTGCTATTGATTGCACCCTTTTAAAGTATGTGGGAATAAAACCGGTAATTGTTCATGGCGGAGGTCCTCTGATTACAAAGTTTATGGAAAAGCTTGGGATTAAGCCAAAATTTCAGGATGGCTTAAGGATAACCGACAAAGAGAGTATGGAGATGGTTGAGATGGTTTTGGGAAGGATAAACACTGAGATTGTTTCATTATTAAACAAGCATGAGGCGAAGGCAGTAGGGCTTTCTGGTGCAGACGGAAATATGATTTTGGCAAAGCCAATAAAGAAATTAGGGTTTGTAGGCGAGGTTCATAGGATAAATAAAGAGCTATTAGAGAAGCTTTTTTATTCTTCCTTTATCCCGGTTATTGCCCCGATTGGGGTGGATGAAAAGGGGGTAAGGTATAACATAAATGCTGATACCGTTGCTGAAGCGATTGCATCAAGAATTGAAGCAGATAAGATTATATTTCTTACCGATACAAAAGGAGTATTAGATGGAGAAAGGCTTCTTTCCACTATAAGAATAGATGAGATAGAGGGATTAATCAAGAAAAAGAAGGTAAGCTCAGGGATGATACCAAAGGTAAGGGCAGCTCAAGAGGCGATTGAGAATGGCGTGATGAAGGCACATATCATTGATGGAAGGATAAAGCATTCAATCCTCCTTGAGCTATTTACCAACAAAGGGATTGGAACAGAGATTATAAGATGGTTATGCTA